In the Elusimicrobiaceae bacterium genome, TATTTCCATTCTGGCGGTCTTGGGTTGGACTGCGTTTCCGGAAGTTGAGACTCCAACAAGTGCCGTCTGGTCATTTTATATTTACCATCTGCATTATTTTTTAAATCGTTAGCCGTATGACAAAAGGGTGGAAGAACGGATACTTTTTTACCGGGAAAATTACGCTTAATTGCAAGAATAGCAGGTACCAAGTCACTATCAGCCGAAATAATTACAGCCTCATCAAAAGTATTCTTTAAGGCACTTTCCAATAAGTAAATGGCTATATTTACATCGGTTAATTTTTCTTCATGCCCAGTATAGGATTTATTACATTCCGGACAATTTCGGGTCTTTTTTTTGAACTTACCATACACGATTTCTACACAATGAGATTTCGCAAGCAAGGCCGAAATATACATTTGTTGTTTAGGAAGAGAAGTGGACTTCCAAGATAAAGTAGTAAAATACTTAATACCGGACAATTCTTCTATATTGGTGTCAACAAAGAAAGAACATAACTTCTCTAAATCAAGCCATTTTGCATTAATAAACTCAGAATCTGTCAACGCCGCTCTTTCAATAGCGTGATACAAATTAAAGCCATCTACAAAGAAAATTTTCCGTGATTTTTGTTTATTCATATAAAAAAAATCCCCAATCCTTTTGAGATCGGGGGGACAATTAAACCGATTAAAATTTAATTGTGATGTACATATAATGTAGCAAAAAAATACATAAAAATCAAGTGGTAAAAAGAATTTCCCAATCCCTTGATTTATAGTATAACAAACAGGAGAATTTATGTCAAAAAACCATATCAAAAATAAAATTCTTGTTATTAAAAATTT is a window encoding:
- a CDS encoding NYN domain-containing protein, yielding MNKQKSRKIFFVDGFNLYHAIERAALTDSEFINAKWLDLEKLCSFFVDTNIEELSGIKYFTTLSWKSTSLPKQQMYISALLAKSHCVEIVYGKFKKKTRNCPECNKSYTGHEEKLTDVNIAIYLLESALKNTFDEAVIISADSDLVPAILAIKRNFPGKKVSVLPPFCHTANDLKNNADGKYKMTRRHLLESQLPETQSNPRPPEWKYAK